A window of Gallaecimonas kandeliae genomic DNA:
CCAAGCAAACCTTCGAGACCAACCGTTCTACCTGGTATCTGAAGCTGGGCGTACGCTACAGCTTCTAAACCTGTCGCTTAGCGATATCAAAGCCGGCCTTATGGCCGGCTTTTTCATGCAAAAGAAAAGGCGCCTGAGGCGCCTTTTCTTGTACCGGCATTCCCTACTTCAAGGCAGGCAATAGCGGTGCGATATCACCGTCAATCTCGCTCAGCAAGGGAATGCCGAGGATCCTGGCTACCATGGGGTAGACATCCACGTTATCGAAGGGCTTTATTGTCACCCCTTCCTTGAAGGCGGGGCCTTCTGCCACGAAGAGCGCGCCCATGTCCTTGGTGTAGCTGTAGCCGTGGTTGCCATGGTCGCTGCGCTTGTCCAGGGGCTTGTCGGTAAAGAAACGCGGCGCCTGGGTTTCCAGGATGATGTCGGCGATGCGGGGGCTGCCCACATAATGCCGCTCGGCCAGCTCCTGCAGGCTACGGATAACGAAACGCCCTGCTGCTACAGCCTTGAGTTTTTCCTTCTGCTTGGCAATGGCCAGGGCGTCGGTACCTGGCTTGGCGTAGACCAACAGGCGGGTGGACACATTGACCGCCTTGAAACCCGGGCCCAGGGGCAGCTTGGCGATGTCGATACCCTGGGCAGGGTCTATAGGCGTCATGCCATGGTCGGCCAGCACTATGAGATCCACGGGCCCTCTGACCTCTGTCTTGAGGCGCTCCCGCAATTCCCCGATGATGGCGTCCACCCGGTGCACCGCCTCCCGGGTTTGGGGCGCATTTGGGCCATAGCGATGGCCGGCGCTGTCAACTGCAGAGAAGTAGCCGGCGATGAAGCGGGGTCGCTTATCCTTGGGCAGCTTCAGCCAGTCGATGATCTGGTCCACCCGCTGGTGGTAATCGGCATGTTTGGAATAGTGATAGTAATAGCTGGGCGTCATGCCGCCGTACTGGGCGTCGGACTCGGGCCAGAAGTAGGTGGCGGCCTTGAGACCGTTGAGCTCCGCCAGGTTCCAAAGGGGAATGCCACTCAGCCAGGTGCTGTCCTTGCCGCCGTCCCCCATCTCGTAGCACTCGCCCCTGTCCTTATCGCAGAAGTCGTTGTCCACTATGCCGTGGTGCACTGGGTAGAGGCCGGTAACGATGCTCAAGTGGTTGGGGAAGGTCTTGGTGGGATAGGCGGGGCGCATCTGCTCAGCCCTGGCGCCGTGGCGAGCCATATCGGCAAGGTTGGGGGCGCCGTGCTTCTCTATGTAATCCCAGCGAAAACCGTCCAGGGAGATCATCACAACCGTCTGGCCACTGTCGTGGGTGGGGTGATGGCTGGGAGTAGATTGGCAGCCCGCCAAAACAGCGGCAGCCGTCAGGGATAGCCATAGCTTTTTCATCTAAAGTCCTGTGTTTTGCCAAAAACCCTTTTTTATCAGGCTTCAATGGCAAATACAGGACAAAGCGACGGACGACCTTAGCGCTGGGGTACAGGCACAAAAAAAAGCCCGCTTAGCGGGCTTTTTCCATTGGATGGCATCAGAGGATGCGGTTCTCGTTCCAGAGGGCTTCCTTGGCCTTGCGTTTGGCCTCTTCTTTGGCCATGCGTTTCTTCCTGTTGTCACAGGGATCAGGGCAGTCACAGGCCTTCTTCAGGCCCAACCCGGCAATGCCGCCGCAGGAACCGGAGATGCTCTTCTTCTGGAAGATGTATCCCACCGCCATGGCCAGGATCACCAGCAGGAAAAGGCCGAATGTGTACACAAAAACCATCATCAGTGCCTCGATACCAGGTAGGGCTTGAAGTTGTCAGTGTAACGCTCTTCGAAGCCTGAGTCAGTCTTGACCACCAGGAACACGGCCAGACCCTGATCCTTGGCAAGTTCCAGGCCCTTTTCCGGCCCCAATACGCTGACGGCGGTGGAGAAGCCGTCGGCCACCATGCAGGTGGGCGCTACGACGGTAACGGAAACCAGGCGGTTCTGGATAGGCTTGCCGGTGCGGGCATCGATGAGGTGTGAATAGCGGACGCCGTTTTCCTCGAAATAGTTGCGGTAGTCGCCACTGGTGGCCACCGCCATGTTACCCGGGGTAATGACTTCCTGTACCGCTTCGCCGTTCACGTCGGGCTTCTCTATGGCGATACGCCAAGCCTCGCCCTTGGGCTTACTGCCGTGGACCCGGACTTCACCACCGATCTCCACCACATAGTTGGCGATACCCAGGGACTCCAGGTATTCGCCCACCACGTCCACTCCATAGCCCTTGGCGATGGAGGAGAGGTTGACGTTGATGTCGCCACGGTCTTTCACGAGGGTATTGCCCACCACATGCAGCTTGTCCTGGCCCACCTCGCTCATGCGCTGGGCCAGCTCGGCGTCGGTCGGCACCCGCTCCGGGCGCTTCTCCGGGCCGAAGCTCCAGAGGTTGACCACGGGGCCTATGGTGACGTCGTAGGCCCCTTCGCTGAGCTTACCGATGCGCAGCGCCTCGCCGATCACCTTGGCGGTAGCGGGGCTGACCGGGAAGGGCTGGGTGCTGCTGGATTTGTTGAAACGGGACAGCTCTGAGTCCGGCTGGTAGTGGGACATCTGGTTGTTCACCTGTACCAACCTGGCGTCGATAGCCGCCTTGACGTCTTGTGGCG
This region includes:
- a CDS encoding ectonucleotide pyrophosphatase/phosphodiesterase; translated protein: MKKLWLSLTAAAVLAGCQSTPSHHPTHDSGQTVVMISLDGFRWDYIEKHGAPNLADMARHGARAEQMRPAYPTKTFPNHLSIVTGLYPVHHGIVDNDFCDKDRGECYEMGDGGKDSTWLSGIPLWNLAELNGLKAATYFWPESDAQYGGMTPSYYYHYSKHADYHQRVDQIIDWLKLPKDKRPRFIAGYFSAVDSAGHRYGPNAPQTREAVHRVDAIIGELRERLKTEVRGPVDLIVLADHGMTPIDPAQGIDIAKLPLGPGFKAVNVSTRLLVYAKPGTDALAIAKQKEKLKAVAAGRFVIRSLQELAERHYVGSPRIADIILETQAPRFFTDKPLDKRSDHGNHGYSYTKDMGALFVAEGPAFKEGVTIKPFDNVDVYPMVARILGIPLLSEIDGDIAPLLPALK
- the nqrM gene encoding (Na+)-NQR maturation NqrM — protein: MMMVFVYTFGLFLLVILAMAVGYIFQKKSISGSCGGIAGLGLKKACDCPDPCDNRKKRMAKEEAKRKAKEALWNENRIL
- a CDS encoding FAD:protein FMN transferase, encoding MQFKAVIKWLAFGLAFLLVACSQQPAEVKLAGRTMGTGYHISYYDGGGLPAPQDVKAAIDARLVQVNNQMSHYQPDSELSRFNKSSSTQPFPVSPATAKVIGEALRIGKLSEGAYDVTIGPVVNLWSFGPEKRPERVPTDAELAQRMSEVGQDKLHVVGNTLVKDRGDINVNLSSIAKGYGVDVVGEYLESLGIANYVVEIGGEVRVHGSKPKGEAWRIAIEKPDVNGEAVQEVITPGNMAVATSGDYRNYFEENGVRYSHLIDARTGKPIQNRLVSVTVVAPTCMVADGFSTAVSVLGPEKGLELAKDQGLAVFLVVKTDSGFEERYTDNFKPYLVSRH